gtgtgtgtgtgtgtgtgtgtagacatcaCTGAATATGTCAGTATTCTGATAGATCTTGGTAAGTCAGACAGTTCAGAGTGCATACTGTATGTTCAGAAATGACATCTTATGATATGGTCATGTTGTGATAAATGATGATCAACATTATTTTACATTCTAATGTGTGTGAcaatgtttattttctgtgttgtgtctgtgcaGAGAGACCTGTGGCTGTTCTGACCCTCCAACCCAACTGGCCCCAGATATTTCGTGGGGAGACTGTCACTCTCAGTTGTGACATTCAAGGGGGAGAAGAGATAGTTTATGTGTTTTATAACAGTGGGAGGTCGGTCTCCACCAAAACAGAGCCTGAGTACAGAATCAGTCCTGCAAAGAATGGTCTATATACCTGTGAAGGTCTTCAGAAAACAAATGGCTTAAAACACTCCCAGACAAGTAATGCTATACAATTGACCGTGTTAGGTAAGTCTGTATTTTTGGGATTGcaagagaaagacagaaggaaTGAGGTCAAATAGCAGACAGTGGTTTCAATGATgaaacaaaactatagtttgatttTGGGATGAGGTACAATACCATAACAACAAAATGGGTAAACATTTTAAAGACTGAACATTTGATTTGTGTCATTTCCTTCATAACAGATAAACCCCAAGCTGTCCTGAGTGTTTCTCCTCAGTGGCTGAACCCTGGAGACTCAGTTACTCTGAGCTGTGGGGTTAAAGAGTCATCTACAGGCTGGAGGTTCATCTGGTACCGAACTGTTCCCTACACAGCTGGGTTACTCTCCCTATCGGACACGTCCTACTCTGTAGAGCCTCTATCTGGCAATGGGACTAGTGAAGACTCCTACACTCTGATCCCTGCTGGTCCTAGTCACACAGGAGGATATGTGTGTAGAGCTGGGAGAGGAGACCCAGTCTATGACACACTCTACAGTGAACCTCAGTTTCTCTGGTCAGGAGGTAACTAACTGCATTGAAACTGCATTTAAGTCACCCTCGTGTGTATATATAACCACTGTGTACGTTTGACTCTGTCACTCTTTGTTTCAGATTCGCAACCTTCAGTGTCTCTCAAAACAAGACCTAACAGAACTCAACACTTTACATCAAAGTCTCTCTCACTAAGCTGTGAGGAGAAGAGGAACTCTACTGGATGGAGActgaagagatacagagagaatgCAGTGGAGTCAGGGTGTGTCTCTAACTGGGGATCAATAGCAGGGTCCACATGTACCATCAGATCCACACATACAAACGATAGTGGAGTGTACTGGTGTGAGTCTGGATCAGGAGAGTACagtaatgctgtcaacatcacagTGGACGGTACGTCTGTTGTACAACAGTCACTAACGTTTTTTACATTACAATGTATGATAATGATGTTCAATTCTGTAACTGAATGTTTGCATCTCATAAAATACAAGCTCATGTGGGTGATTACTCCAGACTTACagtattatttatatattatgtTATACAGTTGGCCCTCTGATCCTGGAGAACCCTCCCTATCCCATAACTGAGGGAGAATCTATGACTCTCAGCTGTACAAAGAGATATCAGGAAACAAACCCGAACCCCAAGGTTAATTTCTACAAAGATGGAATATTCATCAGGAATGAGACCACATTAGAGATGACCATCCCTGCAGTATCCAAGTCAGATGAAGGCTTCTATAAGTGTAAATCTAATGAAGGAGAATCACCAGAGAGCTGGGTGACAGTGAGAGGTGagaagagctgtgtgtgtgtgtgtgtgtgtgtgtgtgtgtgtgtgtgtgtgtgtgtgtgtgtgtgtgtgtgtgtgtgtgtgtgtgtgtgtgtgtgtgtgtgtgtgtgtgtgtgtgtgtgtgtgtgtgtgtgtgtgtgtgtgtgtgtgtgttgatggttAAACATGTGTTTTGATATTCCCTCCAGGTTCCATTGTCTCCATCTCTGTGCTGCCCAGGCTGCTGTGTGGTTTACTGGTTGCGTCTCCCTTTCTACTGGTGTCTATCGTGCTCATGGTGAAATGCTGCAGGGCTCGAGGTAACCACTTTATTTCAGTGTGTATCTACGATCAACTTATCCAGCTTGAAAATCTCCTTCTTTATGTCATCCTCTTATATCACTCAaatggttgatttcaaatgtaaatAGACAAAGTGACCAGGGGAAGATATTTTTGTTAAATGTGTTCTATGGAAATGTTCTCCCCCCAGAATGGGCAAACTAACCTCATTATTACTTTTGATGGATTACATTTTAGTGCTGTTCAGTTGAAAGAGCAGTTGAATCAGTttaactccaatgcttctctCCGTCCATTATATTCCTATAGGCCTTTGTTCAACAGCCAAATCTCTTCAATACGAGTTACCATCTGATGATGTCATCAAACAGACTGAATCATCCGTGTGATCAATACAGTAAGAACTATAAACTGAAGACCCATTTTTTGGATGTTTATGTTTTTGCCATTGTCTTGACATTGATTTATGATAGTGTTTACTGAGTCAAATATCTCTGAATGGAATTTTACAAATACTAAATGTTATGGTTTAGCAAGTTGACATTTTCAGCTTTTTGGGGCTTGTTTGCTTTGCTTTGCTATTGTGATTGATTGTTAATTTTCTTGAAATATTATACTTACCCCTCTTTGACTTCAGTTTGTTGATTAAACAATAGTGTATTGTCTGTTTTGTTTAAAAgttgaatttgtatttttttctattttgtttttTACATAATGTCAATCTTTTTATATACATTTACTCATTTTATTTAAGAAAAAAAGTAGGTTTATACTTGGTTGGCCGACCTGCTAATACAACTTTAATAGTTCATTTGGCagatttgttgtttgttttgaatTCAATTAACGCttatttttatatacattttacatcatTTTCACTTCTATGTCTCTATGTTTTTGACATTTTTTTACAGTAGTTGCAGGAACCAGATTAATATTCCACTATGGAACTTGAATGAAGAGGGTGTTTATTGTCTTACGTCAGATAGCGCAATGATTCCGCATGACGACGATTGAATAGCAGTGACGCCTACCGACGTAAGACAATGGAGGGTGTGTTGTATTTTGGATTTTTAAATGTTGTATTAAATCTCATATGTCAAACAAAAAGTCATGATTCCCTACATCATTGTATTGCTTTGAAAACATTGCTGTCAGTCTTCTGTAAACCACATCCAGATTTGACTTCTACTGATATGAACCCATACAGAAGTGGTCCATGTCTGTACTAATATGATGacatagagagaggaaggaataagATGACAGACGCAGTAGACTGAGGGGTTATGTTGTTGCTGTGGACCAATCACCGTTTACAGTTTCTATATTGTGATCTACAATAATGTGGCGTAGTTACAGGTCTGTCCTGAAGGGGGCGATAAGAAGTCCCAGATGTTTACATGGCTTCGTCACACAGTGTCTcagaatcaacaacaaaaaacttagATATGTTTAGAGGTAAATAGTTTTAAAAATGGATTAATGTATTCAACATGTAATGGTGTGAAGCTAAATTAAACTCTAGACTTTAACCTGGAAATCCAGCTCCCCACTTACAGCTTTGAAACTCCTCCCATCTCTGGTCAGTGGTAAAAAATTCCACACAGCTCTGCCTCTGATGTaaactatcgttcaaaagtttggggtcactttgaaatgtccttgtttttgaaagaatagAATGAATGTATCTTATACTCAATCTAAGCTCATAAGAGGTTAATATATTGTGAGTGATAACTCCAGATTTACagtattatttatatattatgtTATACAGTTGGCCCTCTGATCCTGGAGAGCCCTCCCTATCCCATAACTGAGGGAGAATCTATGACTCTCAGCTGTACAAATAGATATCAGGAAACAAACCCGGACACCAAGGTTGATTTCAACAAAGATGGAGTATTCATCAGGATTGAGACCAAAGGAGAGATGACCATCCCTGCAGTTTCCAAGTCAGATGAAGGCTTCTATAAGTGTAAATCTAATGAAGGAGAATCACCAGAGAGCTGGGTGACAGTGAGAGGTGAGAAAATGGTCATGATCACATGACCTTTTCATAATATCTGTGGTCATCAGTCAATTGTTGTGTTAAAAAAGCATACTGTAGGTTTGGAGTTGCAAGCTCAGGCTGGTCATCTGATCTCAAGTCAGTTGTCAAATATATATTCACTTTGTccactattttatttattttctacaaCTACCTCAGAACCTGATAGTGATTTGCtgttctctctccaggtgtaACTCCTGGACCCTCTACATCAGTCCTAGTAGGAGTGGTTGTGGGCCTGGTTGTTGCTGGTGTTCTACTGGCCATTCTCCTGGTACTGCTGTGTCGATATAAAAATGTCAAAACTGTAAAGACCTGATATAATCGTATACATTTCTCATTACAGGTTCATGTTGAAACAGAATATTCTCACGAGTACACCTGTCTTTCAACTATGttccttttcatacagtaaaataTAATCTGTGTGTTTCATgattatctctctccctgtaggccACCCCAGCTCCAGAGGACCAACCTGGACCCCCAACAGGATCAAGGATCTACCCAGCGCCGAGGTCATGATGCTGGGTATGCACGTCTGCAGCATTGTCAGTCTCTCAGGCCAGACCACTGTCACTCTCCTTTCTCTGCATCTTTACACACTCACTTACCACCATCCAATATGTATAAAACATGTTACCATACTCTATGTCCCTAGACAAGCTGAGGGAAAACCAACCaattcatctttctctctcttctttgacCAACAGGTGGCGCTTACATCTATGATACAATCACTCCCTCAATGTACAGTACCACTGTCTATGTTAAGTTAAGCATGAATACAGTATagagttgttgttgctgttattCTTCATATGTTTAATATTACTAGCATACTAACAGTAAGTAGAGATATTAGTGTATTACCTGTATATTTCAGAAGCTGGTGCTGCTACTGCTGGACCAAGTGATGTGATGTACGCCAAGATTCAACTCAAAGAGTTGGACAAGAAAAAGAAAAGTAATACTCAACCTTCACATAAATTAATACAAAATGTAGCAGTGTTTTTTACTCATCAAATTTGATAAAAATATACaaattctctcctcctcctcctcctctgaaatGCCAGCTGATCCAAAAGAAAATCCAGTCTATTCTGAGGTTAAGACAGGGAGGCCACAGGTAAGACACATTCTACAGTTTGTCAATCAGTGAAATCTAAATGTGCGAATTTTGAGTTTCAAATAAGATGCAGAATATGCAATAGGCTAATTCCTTAATTTGTTGACCGGAAATGTCAATTTTCAGCAGCATCTGGGCTTGTTGATGTGACCTATGCTGAGGTTGACCTCAAACAGAAGGCCAAAGCCAAGAAGAAGAAAGGTAAGACTGGACATTCCTCCTTCCATATCATAACCTCACACCTCTGAACCCATATTTGCTAGATGTATAATATTCTGTGTCATAtcatgatctgtttcacctgtattTGTGAATGTCTCCATCCCCCTTTAGGAGTCGCTCATCTTTCCCATTATCCCttatgtatttatacctgtgttctctgtttgtctgttgccagttcgttttgtttctacaagcctaccagcggttttccctcTGCTCCTGTTTCTCGATTGATCTTGTTTTCTTGTTTCCTGgtgttgaccattctgcctgcccgtACCCTGAGCTtgcctgccatcctgtaactttgccccacctatctgtaTTActgggtgcaggccaggcagcaggctgttagccagtctgccagcttagtggagtctgccactagcacagtcagtgcagtcagctcagctatccccattgagaccgtgtctgtgcctcgacctacgttgggcaaaactaaacatggcggtgttcgcctagGCAAtttcactaggataaagacctcctccattcctgccattattgaaagagatcgtgatacctcacatctcaaaatagggctacttaatgttagatccctcacttcaaaggcagttatagtcaatgaactaatcactgatcataatcttgatgtgattggcctgactgaaacatggcttaagcctgatgaatttactgtgttaaatgagacctcaccttctggttacactagtgaccatatcccccatgcatcccgcaaaggcggaggtgttgctaacatttacgatagcaaatttcaatttacaagaAAATAAATGacgttttcatcttttgagcttctagtcatgaaatctatgcagcctactcaatcactttttatagct
This is a stretch of genomic DNA from Salvelinus alpinus chromosome 11, SLU_Salpinus.1, whole genome shotgun sequence. It encodes these proteins:
- the LOC139534818 gene encoding Fc receptor-like protein 4 gives rise to the protein MGHTLLCLLLLLSTHIYSGHSEDDGKAKAVLTIYPTSSQIFSGESVTLRCNIQRGEVTDWESLPTASVKASPRGPLYSGERVTLQCDISDNRVWTYCWHRDNHLLPILTSKTTTISPPVQAGQYQCEGTRTRRPERTYLSSSLTIVVAALPKATLTITPNPADTGERVTLTCSVGSDSGWRYTWYKDNTKKVVTSSGRHTTTGAPFTISRAAESDQGLYWCQGEIQSRSISSIISDPVTITVKERPVAVLTLQPNWPQIFRGETVTLSCDIQGGEEIVYVFYNSGRSVSTKTEPEYRISPAKNGLYTCEGLQKTNGLKHSQTSNAIQLTVLDKPQAVLSVSPQWLNPGDSVTLSCGVKESSTGWRFIWYRTVPYTAGLLSLSDTSYSVEPLSGNGTSEDSYTLIPAGPSHTGGYVCRAGRGDPVYDTLYSEPQFLWSGDSQPSVSLKTRPNRTQHFTSKSLSLSCEEKRNSTGWRLKRYRENAVESGCVSNWGSIAGSTCTIRSTHTNDSGVYWCESGSGEYSNAVNITVDVGPLILENPPYPITEGESMTLSCTKRYQETNPNPKVNFYKDGIFIRNETTLEMTIPAVSKSDEGFYKCKSNEGESPESWVTVRGSIVSISVLPRLLCGLLVASPFLLVSIVLMVKCCRARGLCSTAKSLQYELPSDDVIKQTESSV